Genomic DNA from Setaria italica strain Yugu1 chromosome V, Setaria_italica_v2.0, whole genome shotgun sequence:
GCGGCTGGGGGGTTACGATTACAGGGCGATGGATATGATCGATCAAGAATCAAGATCCAGAGCACGCGCCGGCGAAATGGAAGCTTACGATTTTGAGGCGGCTGAGGCCGTCGTAGTCCGGCGTCGTTCCGCCGCCGAGGACCCGGAGCACCTCCTCCCTGGCGCGGTCCTGCCACTCCGGGTGCATGCAGAGCACCACCAGAGTCCACGTGAGCAAGATGGACGTGGTCTCCATGCCGGCGAAGTAGAACAGCTTGCACTCCCCGACGATGTCGTCGGTGGACATGCTGCCGGAGCTCgccccgcggcctccgccgtcACTACTGCCCCTGGACTGCTCCATGTTGGACTCCAGCAGCAGGCCGAGGaggtcgtcgccggcggtggcctCGCCGGCTATCAGCGCGTCCTCTCTCTTGGCGATCATCCCTCTTAGGATCCCTTCGATCTCCGCCGCGATCCGCTTCATCCGCCGGTTGATCCTCGTAGGCAGCATCCTACACGCACGCACGGGATGCGTTTCCAtttgggaaattttttttgccgCGGTACTAATTGGCAAGGAAAAGGTGCTAGAGAGAAGAAGTCACATGTAGCCCGGGATGTGTATCTTGCTGGCGGAGAGCATGGCGAGGCGCACCTGCTCCTCCTGGAGCTGGAAGATCCTCCTGCCCTCGAGGTAGCTGCTACCGAACGCAGCGCGGGAGATGACGTCCCCCGTCAGCCTCTGCATCTCCGGCCAGACGTCCACCTCGCAccgcggctcgccgccgccgcccgccgcggccgggccCGCCTCCCACCTGTTCACCAGGTCGGCGCAGCACGAGGCGAAGGCCGGCAGCATGCGCTTGAGCTTGTCGAGGTGGAAGGCGGGGTTGATGATCCTCCGGTGCCTGGCCCACTTGTCTCCCTCGTGGGTGCTCAATCCGTAGTGGAGCAGCCGCTGGAGCTGCCCGAAGCCGACCTTCTCGAAGTGGCCGAACTTGTTGGACAGGACCTGCCGCACCAGCGCCGGGTCGGCGATCGTCACCCTCGGCACCGGGCCGAACCAGGTGATCGACGTC
This window encodes:
- the LOC101780967 gene encoding cytochrome P450 72A14, with the protein product MATTCVPAGSPGVGEAPPPWKAPPPLLCAVVVVAAAAAWCAARALEWAWLRPRRLGRALRAQGLRGTAYRPLAGDAQLADRLSREARSRPPLPPGCHAVVHRAMPLFHHAMEEHGKTSITWFGPVPRVTIADPALVRQVLSNKFGHFEKVGFGQLQRLLHYGLSTHEGDKWARHRRIINPAFHLDKLKRMLPAFASCCADLVNRWEAGPAAAGGGGEPRCEVDVWPEMQRLTGDVISRAAFGSSYLEGRRIFQLQEEQVRLAMLSASKIHIPGYMMLPTRINRRMKRIAAEIEGILRGMIAKREDALIAGEATAGDDLLGLLLESNMEQSRGSSDGGGRGASSGSMSTDDIVGECKLFYFAGMETTSILLTWTLVVLCMHPEWQDRAREEVLRVLGGGTTPDYDGLSRLKIVTMVLYEVLRLYTPLPAVHRRTYKPMELGGVRYPAGVTLVLPLLCVHHDRDVWGPDADDFRPERFAEGVAGALGGDRPPAFFPFGGGPRTCVGQSFALLEAKMGLAMILRGFALELSPSYSHAPFPAPLLKPEHGAQVMLTKLP